From a region of the Methanolinea sp. genome:
- a CDS encoding HAD family hydrolase, translated as MQEPEQTQNRAITTVLFDMDNTLFDFVETKIAACEAVNRRLGLERTRDLLFYFLRENGRDFEDLEHLRDFMKDHGVYSEESFDECCRLYEDMKIRHLAPYPAIEETLTQLRARGLSLSVVTDAHRKNAITRLERTGLSGMFDLVITSDMTGSYKPDPKVFRYALERLGRHPGEVLMVGDSLRRDIAPARQMGMMTAHARYGDRNFHEEWSEQADVTLADISEVLHLVDQMRHL; from the coding sequence ATGCAGGAACCTGAGCAGACTCAAAATCGAGCGATAACCACGGTCCTCTTCGACATGGACAACACGCTCTTCGATTTCGTCGAGACAAAGATTGCAGCCTGTGAAGCGGTCAATCGCCGCCTTGGACTCGAGCGGACCCGGGACCTTCTCTTCTACTTCCTGCGGGAGAACGGGCGGGACTTCGAAGACCTTGAACACCTGCGGGACTTCATGAAGGATCACGGGGTCTACTCGGAGGAATCATTTGACGAATGCTGCAGGCTATACGAGGACATGAAAATCCGGCACCTTGCTCCCTACCCGGCCATTGAGGAGACCCTGACGCAGCTGCGGGCGCGGGGGCTTTCCCTCTCGGTGGTAACCGATGCCCACCGGAAGAATGCCATTACCCGGCTGGAGAGGACGGGGCTTTCCGGGATGTTTGACCTGGTTATCACCTCGGACATGACCGGTTCCTACAAGCCCGATCCGAAGGTGTTCCGATATGCGCTGGAGCGGCTCGGGCGGCATCCCGGGGAAGTGCTGATGGTGGGCGACAGTCTCCGCCGGGATATCGCCCCTGCAAGGCAGATGGGGATGATGACCGCGCATGCCCGCTACGGGGACCGGAACTTTCACGAAGAGTGGAGCGAACAAGCCGATGTGACCCTTGCCGACATCTCAGAGGTGCTGCACCTGGTCGACCAGATGCGACACCTGTGA
- a CDS encoding cysteine desulfurase: MYDLAALREEFPVLSTCIYLDSAATSQTPRCAVEAMKAYFFEYSANHGRGAHRLARRTTEAYEGTRARLGKFLGVPADRLVFTRNTTEAINLVAQGICWKEGDEVVTTDLEHHANLVPWLALRDRGVRVKVVPGKNGYVREDDFQETVGRSTRLVAVNHMTNVLGTVLPVEGLARVAHDAGAAILVDAAQSIGHLPMPRTDLFDYLAIPGHKGLLGPQGTGALYIADPGTLAVSCYGGGMVADVSLDRFTLLPCPARFEPGTPNIPGVIGLGAAIGLVERLGVEAIHRHERDVGKRIHAGLSAIPGVTVYSPLGSTVISFNVTGMAPDLVAFRLDQKAAICVRSGMHCAQPLTMSLDTRGTVRASVGCYTTNDEADVLVRAVEEIVSEKVTA, translated from the coding sequence ATGTACGATCTCGCCGCCCTCCGCGAGGAGTTCCCGGTGCTCTCCACCTGCATCTATCTCGATTCGGCCGCCACCAGCCAGACCCCCCGGTGTGCGGTGGAGGCGATGAAAGCTTACTTCTTCGAGTACTCCGCAAACCACGGGAGAGGAGCACACCGGCTGGCGCGCAGGACCACTGAAGCGTATGAGGGGACCAGGGCCCGCCTGGGCAAGTTCCTGGGTGTGCCCGCCGATCGTCTCGTCTTTACCCGGAACACCACCGAGGCCATCAACCTGGTGGCACAGGGGATCTGCTGGAAGGAGGGGGACGAGGTGGTGACCACCGATCTCGAGCACCACGCCAACCTGGTCCCCTGGCTGGCCCTGCGGGACCGGGGGGTGAGGGTGAAGGTCGTCCCGGGGAAAAACGGGTATGTCCGGGAGGACGATTTCCAGGAAACCGTGGGGCGTTCCACCCGCCTGGTGGCGGTCAACCACATGACCAACGTACTCGGCACCGTCCTTCCGGTGGAGGGGTTGGCACGGGTCGCCCATGATGCCGGTGCTGCCATCCTGGTGGACGCCGCCCAGTCCATCGGGCACCTGCCCATGCCCCGGACCGACCTCTTCGATTACCTGGCCATCCCCGGGCACAAGGGGCTGCTTGGCCCCCAGGGGACGGGGGCCCTGTACATCGCCGATCCCGGCACGCTCGCCGTTTCCTGTTACGGGGGCGGGATGGTTGCCGATGTCAGTCTCGACCGGTTCACCCTCCTCCCCTGCCCGGCCCGGTTCGAGCCTGGCACGCCTAATATCCCGGGCGTGATAGGGCTTGGGGCGGCCATCGGGCTCGTTGAGAGGCTCGGTGTCGAGGCCATTCACCGGCACGAGAGGGATGTCGGAAAGCGGATCCATGCCGGGCTGTCGGCAATACCCGGGGTGACGGTATACAGTCCCCTGGGAAGCACGGTCATCTCGTTCAACGTCACGGGAATGGCCCCGGACCTCGTGGCTTTCCGCCTCGACCAGAAGGCTGCGATCTGCGTCCGCTCCGGGATGCACTGCGCCCAGCCGCTCACCATGTCCCTGGATACCCGGGGGACGGTGCGGGCGTCGGTTGGGTGTTACACGACCAACGATGAGGCGGATGTACTCGTCCGGGCGGTGGAAGAGATCGTTTCCGAAAAGGTGACGGCCTGA
- a CDS encoding ribonuclease J, which translates to MVSLTVYDGANGIGGNKIFVEDQGRGVFLDFGMNFSKNSAYYEEFLKPRPSRGIHDLLLLNFIPRLNIYRPDLVPADIAVDQFPSLNICAALISHAHMDHMGYMGLLNEAIPVIGSCTTLALMKAMQDTQNQVFGSDVTYCTFKSRSGEEGFTLESKRDAPYVGRALYSMTEPCAGLVDFLNMRPTAPSSRKKFNPPPIQCLSCGTLPFEISAYPVDHSIYGATAFIIEGTKTIAYTGDFRVHGKHADQTREFASRARGADVLITEGTRARRDDAENAGGEACPTNSVSEQTVYETCRAVVDESPAIVIADFSARNIERLEMFLDIAQKSGRSLVATAKDAYILQTLNRVEPVARLEEILVYDALKAEKKSAWEELAVASGGRLIGHREISSAPESYVVCFSFYDMNHLLDISPDGGDYIYSSCEAFSEEMVIDFQRLWEWLKFFGMRVHGLEMVREPYGVKPKTVKGFHASGHASREDLEEIITQIEPKVIIPVHTTGHQWFADTFEEVRVVQEGERLEL; encoded by the coding sequence ATGGTCTCACTCACGGTGTATGACGGCGCGAATGGAATCGGTGGCAACAAGATATTTGTTGAAGACCAGGGCAGGGGGGTGTTCCTCGACTTCGGGATGAACTTCAGCAAGAACAGTGCCTACTACGAGGAATTCCTGAAACCGCGGCCATCCCGCGGGATCCATGATCTCCTACTCCTGAACTTCATTCCCCGGTTGAACATCTACCGCCCGGACCTGGTTCCGGCAGACATCGCGGTGGACCAGTTCCCCTCGTTGAACATCTGTGCCGCCCTCATCAGCCATGCCCACATGGATCACATGGGATACATGGGCCTGCTCAACGAGGCCATTCCTGTAATCGGGTCGTGCACGACCCTGGCGTTGATGAAGGCGATGCAGGATACCCAGAACCAGGTCTTCGGTTCTGATGTAACCTACTGCACCTTCAAATCAAGGTCCGGAGAGGAAGGATTCACCCTGGAATCGAAGAGAGATGCACCATACGTGGGGAGAGCTCTCTACAGCATGACAGAGCCCTGCGCCGGGCTGGTTGATTTCCTAAACATGCGGCCAACCGCGCCCTCCTCCAGGAAAAAATTCAATCCCCCGCCGATCCAGTGCCTCTCCTGCGGGACCCTCCCCTTCGAGATTTCGGCCTACCCGGTCGACCACTCCATCTACGGAGCAACGGCCTTCATTATCGAGGGGACCAAGACCATCGCATACACCGGAGACTTCCGGGTCCATGGAAAGCACGCGGACCAGACCCGGGAATTTGCTAGCCGTGCCAGGGGGGCCGATGTCCTCATAACCGAGGGAACCCGTGCCCGAAGGGATGATGCAGAGAATGCCGGTGGCGAGGCCTGCCCGACGAACTCTGTATCCGAGCAGACCGTGTATGAAACCTGCCGGGCCGTGGTCGATGAATCACCGGCCATCGTGATTGCCGATTTCTCGGCACGGAACATCGAACGCCTGGAAATGTTCCTTGACATCGCGCAGAAATCGGGCAGGAGCCTGGTTGCCACCGCTAAGGACGCCTACATCCTCCAGACCCTCAACCGTGTCGAACCAGTGGCGAGGCTCGAGGAGATCCTCGTCTATGACGCCCTGAAAGCGGAGAAGAAGTCGGCGTGGGAGGAACTAGCAGTCGCATCCGGGGGAAGACTCATCGGGCACCGCGAAATCTCGAGCGCTCCCGAGAGCTATGTAGTATGCTTCTCGTTCTACGATATGAACCACCTCCTCGACATTTCGCCGGACGGTGGAGATTATATCTACTCTTCGTGTGAGGCGTTCTCCGAAGAGATGGTTATCGATTTCCAGCGCCTCTGGGAATGGCTGAAGTTCTTCGGGATGCGGGTCCATGGACTGGAGATGGTCAGGGAACCGTACGGGGTGAAGCCAAAAACGGTAAAGGGGTTCCACGCCTCGGGACATGCCTCACGGGAAGACCTCGAAGAGATTATCACCCAAATCGAGCCGAAGGTTATCATCCCGGTCCACACTACCGGGCACCAGTGGTTCGCTGACACCTTTGAAGAGGTCCGGGTTGTCCAGGAAGGGGAGCGACTTGAGCTCTGA
- the eif1A gene encoding translation initiation factor eIF-1A: MTDKKGPGEPEEIIRVRLPNKRNREIFACAELMMGANHIRVRCFDGVTRMGRIKGKIKKKVWIREGDILIVVPWSFQDDKCDIIYRYTGPQVEWLRRNGYL, encoded by the coding sequence CTGACCGATAAGAAGGGGCCCGGAGAACCAGAAGAGATAATCAGGGTCCGCCTCCCGAACAAGCGGAACCGGGAGATTTTTGCCTGCGCCGAACTGATGATGGGTGCCAACCACATCCGGGTGCGGTGTTTTGACGGGGTCACCAGGATGGGCAGGATCAAGGGGAAGATCAAGAAAAAAGTCTGGATTCGCGAGGGGGATATCCTCATTGTTGTCCCCTGGAGCTTCCAGGACGACAAGTGCGATATCATCTACCGGTATACCGGGCCGCAGGTCGAATGGCTCCGGAGAAACGGGTATCTATAA
- a CDS encoding Fic family protein translates to MQKLPERPPSDWNHVFTAALVKDPELLEEVAEYNRRYLSWDELKYRIPDPERRKATWAIMKLLRVLRYEHVPFKRLPLTYSFIPEIVKSLHTIDRYLSGTLRIHNKTITLEESHIVNSLMEEAIASSILEGAATTRKNAKEMLRKGKKPKNNAERMVLNNYEAMRFIREKKEKPLSPGFILEIHQIVTRGTIDDAAVGHFRTTNEVVVADSETGLVYHTPPDFSEIEGFIEDLCAFANSDIAGSKANPDTFIHPVIKGVVLHYLIGYLHPFNDGNGRTARSIFYWYVLSRGYWLFEYMPISRIILRSKKKYTLAYLHTEYDGSDVTYFLQYNLSCINEALTDLLVYLEKQQAVQRATKAIIREIKEINPRQANILREMMEHSDEYFTIRQVMQVYNTVYQTARTDLLRLAKLGYIIQEKRGKQYMFIFNEKSNLWKDSPRKRKGVEKEVE, encoded by the coding sequence ATGCAAAAACTTCCCGAACGGCCCCCGTCTGATTGGAACCATGTGTTCACTGCTGCTTTGGTGAAAGATCCGGAGCTTCTGGAGGAAGTCGCTGAATATAATCGCCGCTATCTTTCCTGGGACGAACTGAAATACAGGATACCTGATCCAGAGCGAAGAAAAGCAACCTGGGCGATCATGAAATTGCTCCGGGTATTGCGGTATGAACACGTCCCGTTCAAACGTCTTCCCCTTACTTACTCGTTTATCCCCGAGATAGTAAAAAGCCTCCATACCATCGATCGGTACCTTTCCGGGACATTACGCATCCATAACAAGACGATTACCCTTGAGGAGTCCCACATCGTCAATTCACTCATGGAAGAAGCCATTGCCTCGAGTATTTTAGAGGGGGCGGCAACTACCCGTAAAAATGCCAAAGAGATGCTGCGGAAAGGGAAGAAGCCAAAAAATAACGCCGAGCGGATGGTTCTGAATAATTATGAGGCGATGCGATTCATCAGGGAAAAGAAAGAAAAACCACTCTCTCCTGGGTTCATCCTCGAGATCCACCAGATCGTGACAAGAGGGACGATCGATGATGCGGCTGTTGGACATTTCCGGACGACAAATGAAGTTGTTGTGGCTGATTCGGAAACCGGCCTGGTATATCACACACCTCCGGACTTTTCTGAGATTGAGGGATTCATTGAGGACCTCTGTGCCTTCGCGAATAGCGATATCGCAGGGAGCAAAGCGAATCCTGATACCTTTATTCACCCGGTCATCAAAGGGGTAGTGCTCCATTACCTCATCGGGTACCTTCACCCGTTCAACGACGGGAATGGTCGTACCGCGCGGAGCATCTTTTATTGGTACGTACTTTCGCGGGGATACTGGCTCTTCGAGTATATGCCAATCTCGCGGATCATCCTGCGGTCAAAAAAGAAGTACACCCTGGCATATCTCCATACCGAATATGACGGGTCAGATGTAACGTATTTTCTCCAATATAACCTGTCCTGTATTAATGAAGCGTTGACTGATCTTCTCGTATATCTTGAGAAACAACAGGCCGTACAGCGCGCGACGAAAGCTATCATCCGAGAGATCAAGGAGATCAACCCACGCCAGGCAAATATCCTTCGTGAGATGATGGAGCATTCTGATGAATACTTCACAATCCGCCAGGTCATGCAGGTGTACAACACGGTCTATCAGACGGCGCGAACCGATCTCTTACGTCTTGCAAAGCTGGGATACATCATCCAGGAGAAGCGTGGAAAGCAATATATGTTTATCTTCAACGAAAAGTCAAACCTCTGGAAGGATTCCCCCCGGAAGAGAAAAGGTGTAGAGAAAGAAGTGGAATAA
- a CDS encoding Holliday junction resolvase: protein MIEWAVISILLGTLFLVLYLYVRQGSRIESRAREIFEAWQAAEQDAVSRWQTLELERLSDEKAKVLFEGWRAREEEAIRADAIRRSESVTRGKVTEHLVPFFPGFPYDPRDARFLGSPVDLIVFDGLAEGRIREIVFAEIKTSRNPSLSRRERDVRDCIGKRQVSYTLLQVPPGTDE from the coding sequence ATGATCGAATGGGCGGTTATTTCAATCCTGCTTGGCACGCTCTTCCTGGTGCTCTACCTGTATGTCCGGCAGGGCAGCAGGATCGAGTCGCGGGCCAGGGAGATCTTCGAGGCCTGGCAGGCTGCAGAGCAGGACGCCGTTTCCCGGTGGCAGACCCTCGAACTCGAACGGCTCTCGGACGAGAAGGCAAAAGTTCTCTTCGAGGGCTGGAGAGCCCGGGAGGAGGAGGCGATCAGGGCCGATGCCATCAGGAGGAGCGAATCGGTAACCCGGGGGAAAGTAACCGAGCACCTCGTCCCATTCTTCCCCGGGTTCCCCTACGACCCCCGGGACGCCCGTTTTCTCGGAAGCCCCGTCGACCTGATCGTTTTCGACGGCCTCGCTGAAGGCAGGATCAGGGAGATCGTCTTTGCCGAGATCAAGACCTCCCGGAACCCTTCGCTCTCCCGGAGGGAGCGGGATGTGCGGGACTGCATTGGAAAACGGCAGGTTAGCTACACGCTGCTGCAGGTGCCGCCCGGAACGGACGAATGA
- the thiC gene encoding phosphomethylpyrimidine synthase ThiC, which yields METVIDAAIDGEIPELLHQVAAREGIDPDQVRGAVLEGSMVFMQRGDHALGIGRGLCTRVNVNIGTSSTRVAPEEEVEKARIAERFGADTITDLSMGGDIRSIRESIIRATTIPLTTVPIYETAARVGLAHMTEADLLSTIRDQAAAGVSSMVLHFVDRKTLGLMEREQRISGVVSKGGSLTCVYMHLHDQENPFIELLDEILGIFRRYDTVLSLGNTARGGGIHDGWGPAQQEELRRNCALGRYAREQGIQVIIEGAGGHVRYNRIAPLVRSYKKAAPYPLFVAGPLPTDIALGYDHIAGCAGAAAASAAGADYICSISPSEHLGLPGPDQVKEGLIAFRIAAHIGDIVKYGKDAADKEISLLRSGLDREGQFSRALDEQRARDLAGDTPGCSMCGDFCAIRLMKALMAERRRER from the coding sequence ATGGAAACGGTCATTGATGCGGCCATCGATGGGGAGATACCCGAACTCCTCCACCAGGTGGCGGCCCGGGAGGGAATCGACCCGGACCAGGTCCGGGGTGCTGTCCTGGAAGGCAGCATGGTATTCATGCAGAGAGGAGACCATGCTCTAGGCATCGGCAGGGGCCTGTGCACCCGGGTGAACGTGAATATCGGGACCTCGAGCACCCGGGTAGCGCCCGAAGAGGAGGTGGAAAAAGCCCGGATTGCCGAGCGCTTTGGTGCGGACACCATCACCGACCTCTCCATGGGAGGGGATATCCGGTCCATCCGGGAGTCCATCATCCGCGCTACCACCATCCCTCTCACGACCGTGCCGATCTATGAGACCGCAGCGCGGGTGGGACTCGCACACATGACCGAAGCAGACCTCCTCTCCACCATCCGGGACCAGGCCGCCGCGGGGGTGAGCTCCATGGTGCTTCATTTCGTTGACCGAAAGACCCTCGGTCTCATGGAGCGTGAACAACGGATATCGGGAGTGGTCTCCAAAGGCGGTTCGCTGACCTGTGTCTACATGCACCTCCATGACCAGGAGAACCCCTTCATCGAACTGCTCGATGAGATCCTCGGTATTTTCCGCCGGTATGATACCGTCCTTTCCCTCGGCAACACGGCACGGGGCGGAGGGATCCACGACGGATGGGGACCGGCCCAGCAGGAAGAACTGCGAAGGAACTGTGCCCTGGGAAGATATGCACGGGAGCAGGGCATCCAGGTCATTATCGAGGGAGCAGGCGGGCATGTCCGGTACAACCGTATCGCTCCCCTTGTCCGCTCCTACAAGAAAGCCGCCCCCTACCCCCTCTTCGTAGCCGGCCCGCTCCCCACCGATATTGCACTTGGTTATGACCACATCGCCGGGTGTGCAGGGGCCGCCGCCGCCAGTGCGGCCGGTGCAGATTACATCTGCTCCATTTCGCCGTCGGAACACCTGGGACTGCCCGGCCCGGACCAGGTCAAGGAAGGGCTGATCGCCTTCAGGATCGCGGCCCATATCGGGGATATCGTGAAGTATGGGAAGGACGCCGCCGATAAGGAGATCTCGCTGCTCCGGTCCGGGTTGGATCGCGAGGGGCAGTTCAGCCGTGCCCTGGATGAGCAGAGAGCACGGGACCTGGCGGGAGACACCCCGGGATGTTCCATGTGTGGTGACTTCTGTGCAATCCGCCTGATGAAGGCACTTATGGCGGAACGTCGCCGGGAACGGTGA